The following are from one region of the Candidatus Methylomirabilota bacterium genome:
- a CDS encoding glycosyl transferase family 2: MEQFLYEPVLERLQEIGKADILIGIPSYNNAGTIGDVVKTVASGLALYFPHAQSVIVNSDGGSQDGTPEAVQAALRESSALLVQQPVPPIHEIITPYHGIPGKGSAFRTIFKIAETLQVQACAVVDSDLRSITPEWVERLVRPVYDGRFDYVAPLYRRHKYDGTITNSIVYPLTRSLYGQRIRQPIGGDFGFSGKLAALYLTKPVWETDVARFGIDIWMTITAAAEGYRICQAFLGAKVHEHKDPGLHLSGMLVQVVGSLFSLIEAYPNVWQATQGSSPVPIFGPLREVEVEQVSVSVERMVSAFAQGVRDLLPIWETILAPETLTELRLIASRETEQFRFPLDVWVSVIYDFALAYHHRVLHLEHLLRALTPLYLGRTASFVLETQESGHQQVEEVIETMAERFEAMKPYLAARWR; this comes from the coding sequence GTGGAACAGTTCCTTTATGAGCCCGTTCTGGAGAGACTGCAGGAGATCGGGAAGGCCGACATCCTGATCGGGATCCCGAGCTACAACAACGCCGGTACGATCGGGGATGTCGTCAAGACCGTCGCCTCCGGACTCGCCCTGTACTTTCCGCATGCGCAATCGGTCATCGTCAACTCCGATGGCGGATCTCAGGATGGAACCCCCGAGGCTGTGCAGGCAGCGCTTCGAGAGTCGTCCGCACTGCTTGTTCAGCAGCCCGTTCCGCCCATCCACGAGATTATTACCCCGTATCATGGGATCCCGGGAAAGGGGAGCGCTTTTCGAACGATCTTCAAGATAGCCGAGACGCTTCAGGTCCAGGCCTGCGCGGTTGTCGACTCGGATCTCCGCTCTATTACTCCGGAGTGGGTCGAGCGGCTGGTCCGACCCGTGTACGACGGGAGATTTGATTATGTGGCGCCGCTGTACCGCCGCCACAAGTATGACGGGACTATCACCAACAGCATTGTCTATCCCCTGACCAGGTCCCTGTACGGTCAACGGATCCGACAGCCTATCGGCGGTGACTTCGGTTTCTCGGGGAAGCTGGCTGCGCTGTACCTCACCAAGCCGGTCTGGGAGACCGATGTAGCCCGCTTCGGGATCGATATCTGGATGACGATCACCGCGGCGGCCGAGGGATATCGAATCTGCCAGGCGTTCCTCGGGGCCAAGGTTCACGAGCACAAGGACCCGGGGCTGCATCTCTCAGGTATGCTGGTACAGGTGGTGGGTTCCCTCTTCAGCTTGATCGAAGCGTACCCCAATGTGTGGCAGGCGACACAGGGATCGAGTCCTGTCCCGATCTTCGGACCGTTGCGCGAGGTAGAGGTCGAGCAGGTCTCGGTCAGCGTAGAACGGATGGTGAGCGCCTTTGCGCAGGGCGTCCGCGATCTGCTCCCTATCTGGGAGACGATTCTCGCCCCTGAGACCTTGACCGAACTGCGGCTCATCGCTTCCCGAGAGACGGAACAGTTTCGGTTTCCACTCGATGTCTGGGTCTCTGTGATCTACGATTTTGCGCTGGCCTACCACCATCGAGTCCTGCACCTGGAGCATCTGCTCAGGGCGCTGACCCCGCTCTACCTCGGCAGGACCGCGTCCTTTGTCCTGGAGACGCAAGAGAGCGGCCATCAGCAGGTGGAAGAGGTCATTGAGACGATGGCTGAACGGTTTGAGGCGATGAAGCCCTACCTGGCGGCGCGTTGGAGGTGA
- a CDS encoding glycerate kinase has product MDCATAKHKLLDQFRSVLDFCDIGRAFDRRLPEDVIAGAHRIRGRVYVVAMGKSATGMAEAFLTRCDIAPYAGVLADPALQGWSHPRFQTFEGGHPMPNRASLDAAATALSMMRGVTGDDLAIFLVSGGGSACFELPISDTMTLADLAGMNRALISGELTIVETNTIRKHVSAVKGGRLAVAAAPAQQLTLYISDVPRGHPSFVASGPSMPDDSTVQQMRGLVERYTLTSVLPNSIRALVDSGGVPETPKADHPAFQRAQWHKLLDNDDAVAAAVRFAEGTGWRPIVVELSDDTSASDAARILTQRAEDEVKGLDGTPVAVISGGELVSPVLGGGRGGRNQAFALESVEVIAGKQIAVLSAGTDGIDGNSGAAGAFADGTTLSRAEAAGLGIAIVREASDSHGFFDRLGDTIITGPTGINVRDVRIVLAW; this is encoded by the coding sequence ATGGATTGTGCTACGGCCAAGCATAAGCTTCTTGACCAGTTCCGGTCTGTTCTGGATTTCTGTGATATCGGTCGAGCGTTTGATCGTCGTCTGCCGGAGGACGTCATCGCCGGTGCGCATCGGATCCGCGGGCGGGTCTACGTCGTCGCGATGGGCAAGAGCGCAACCGGCATGGCGGAGGCGTTCCTTACGCGATGCGACATTGCGCCATATGCCGGTGTGTTGGCCGATCCAGCGCTTCAGGGCTGGAGTCATCCGCGGTTTCAGACCTTCGAGGGCGGGCACCCGATGCCGAACAGGGCGAGCCTGGATGCCGCTGCAACGGCCCTATCTATGATGCGCGGAGTGACCGGTGATGATTTGGCGATTTTTTTGGTGTCCGGCGGGGGGTCGGCCTGCTTCGAACTGCCGATCAGTGATACCATGACTCTCGCGGACCTTGCGGGGATGAACCGAGCACTGATTTCAGGGGAGTTGACCATCGTCGAGACCAACACGATCAGGAAGCACGTCTCGGCGGTGAAAGGCGGCAGGCTTGCTGTCGCGGCGGCGCCGGCGCAGCAACTGACGCTGTACATCTCCGATGTGCCTCGTGGGCATCCTTCCTTTGTGGCGTCGGGGCCGTCGATGCCGGACGATTCTACCGTTCAGCAGATGCGCGGACTCGTCGAGCGGTATACGCTGACCTCCGTACTTCCCAATTCCATTCGGGCGCTCGTTGATAGTGGCGGCGTGCCCGAAACACCGAAAGCCGACCATCCGGCCTTTCAGAGGGCACAATGGCACAAGCTTCTGGACAACGATGACGCGGTCGCAGCGGCCGTGAGATTTGCTGAAGGGACCGGGTGGAGGCCGATTGTCGTTGAGCTGTCGGACGACACCTCAGCCTCTGATGCGGCCAGGATACTGACTCAGCGGGCCGAGGACGAAGTCAAGGGCCTTGATGGAACGCCCGTTGCGGTGATATCGGGCGGCGAACTGGTCTCTCCGGTACTGGGTGGAGGACGCGGGGGGCGAAATCAGGCATTCGCCCTGGAAAGCGTGGAGGTCATTGCAGGCAAACAGATAGCAGTGCTCAGCGCGGGGACCGATGGAATCGACGGAAACTCCGGTGCGGCGGGCGCGTTTGCCGACGGTACGACACTCAGCAGGGCTGAGGCGGCTGGTCTGGGTATCGCGATAGTGCGCGAAGCATCCGATTCGCATGGATTCTTCGATCGGCTTGGAGATACAATTATCACAGGGCCAACCGGCATCAATGTCCGCGACGTCAGGATCGTGCTGGCCTGGTAA
- a CDS encoding glycosyl transferase family 1, whose protein sequence is MICKVEDYREVAPKGAVDLLCRLSERVKGRSFLHVNSTRYGGGVAEILTRLVPMLQTLGIDARWEVIEGTPDFFAVTKRFHNALQGHEQVITEEMYRTFIEVNRQNAKSLNLDADLVFIHDPQPALLIERRTRGRWIWRCHIDASHPQRRVWNFLRHFVAQFDATIFSLPSFGQRLPIPQFLIYPSIDPLSDKNRELSRSEANSVLDRLEVPRDKPILLQVSRFDRFKDPLGVINAYRLVKRYHDCRLVLAGGGAADDPEGATVLAEVREAAGQDQDIHILELPPDAHLTINALQRTATIVLQKSTREGFGLTVSEAMWKGKPVIGGAVGGITVQIIDDVTGYLVHTAEGAAFRISHLLNHPELIKRMGATAREYVRGNFLITRHLRDYLTLLTNFTGS, encoded by the coding sequence ATGATCTGCAAGGTCGAAGACTATCGCGAGGTGGCTCCGAAAGGAGCGGTCGATCTGCTCTGCCGTTTGAGCGAACGGGTGAAAGGGCGAAGTTTCCTCCACGTCAACTCCACCCGGTATGGGGGAGGAGTGGCCGAGATCCTTACCCGTCTGGTTCCGATGCTGCAGACGCTCGGGATTGACGCGCGGTGGGAGGTGATCGAGGGAACTCCCGATTTCTTCGCCGTCACCAAGCGGTTCCATAACGCCCTTCAGGGTCATGAGCAGGTCATTACCGAGGAGATGTACCGGACCTTCATCGAGGTCAATCGACAGAATGCGAAGTCTCTGAATCTGGACGCAGATCTGGTGTTTATCCACGATCCCCAGCCGGCGCTGTTGATCGAGCGCCGGACAAGGGGGCGGTGGATCTGGCGGTGCCATATCGATGCGTCCCACCCCCAGCGGCGAGTCTGGAACTTCCTTCGCCACTTTGTCGCGCAATTTGACGCCACCATCTTCTCGCTGCCCAGCTTTGGCCAGCGACTTCCGATCCCCCAATTCCTCATTTACCCGTCTATCGATCCGCTGAGCGATAAGAACCGGGAGTTGTCCCGATCGGAGGCCAACAGCGTCCTTGATCGTCTTGAGGTGCCAAGGGATAAGCCGATACTTCTTCAGGTCTCCCGCTTTGATCGCTTCAAAGATCCCTTGGGGGTGATCAATGCCTATCGGCTTGTCAAACGGTATCATGACTGTCGACTGGTGTTGGCCGGCGGCGGCGCGGCCGACGATCCGGAGGGAGCGACAGTACTGGCTGAAGTCCGTGAGGCGGCGGGGCAGGATCAGGACATCCATATCCTGGAACTCCCGCCGGACGCTCATCTGACCATCAACGCACTTCAACGAACGGCGACAATCGTACTGCAGAAATCTACCAGGGAGGGTTTCGGCCTCACCGTGTCGGAAGCGATGTGGAAGGGCAAGCCGGTAATCGGCGGAGCCGTGGGCGGCATTACCGTTCAGATCATCGACGACGTGACCGGTTACCTTGTTCATACGGCAGAAGGCGCGGCCTTCCGGATCAGCCATCTCCTGAACCACCCTGAGTTGATCAAGAGGATGGGCGCCACCGCCAGGGAATACGTCCGGGGAAATTTTCTCATTACCAGGCATCTGAGGGATTACCTTACCCTCCTGACGAACTTTACGGGATCGTGA
- a CDS encoding mannosyl-3-phosphoglycerate phosphatase, whose product MDGVDLVIFTDLDGTLLDYKTYSFDPARDALEKVRQRGIPLVLCTSKTRAEVARYRQRLNNDDPFIVENGGAAFIPAGYFPFAYPYQRDVNGYHVIEYGTPYHRLVDVLRAVRAESGARIGGFSDLSVEQVAALTGLSVEEARLAKVREYDEPFFVKDPAEELERVATLFGTRDLRCTRGGRLYHLTGANDKGKAVTDVTRLFERARGVVRTAGIGDSQNDLPMLWAVDVPILVQRFDGSYDSTVKVPNLIRVEGIGPRGWRTAVLNLLSAGTEGSGTVPL is encoded by the coding sequence ATGGACGGCGTCGACCTGGTTATATTTACCGACCTGGATGGGACGTTGCTGGATTATAAGACGTACAGCTTCGATCCGGCTCGAGACGCGTTGGAAAAGGTCAGGCAACGCGGCATTCCCCTCGTCCTGTGCACCAGCAAGACGAGGGCCGAGGTGGCGCGGTACCGACAGCGCCTCAACAACGATGATCCGTTTATTGTCGAGAACGGAGGCGCCGCCTTTATCCCCGCGGGCTATTTTCCCTTCGCCTATCCGTATCAGCGCGACGTGAACGGCTACCACGTTATCGAGTACGGTACCCCCTACCACAGGTTGGTCGATGTATTGAGGGCGGTCCGAGCCGAGAGTGGGGCCAGGATTGGCGGCTTCTCGGACCTGAGCGTCGAGCAGGTCGCCGCGTTGACGGGTCTCTCGGTGGAGGAGGCCCGTCTCGCGAAGGTCCGGGAGTACGATGAACCGTTTTTCGTCAAAGATCCTGCTGAAGAGCTGGAGCGTGTGGCGACGCTGTTCGGAACGCGAGACCTCCGATGTACGCGGGGCGGAAGGCTTTACCACCTCACGGGAGCCAATGACAAAGGGAAAGCGGTGACCGATGTGACGCGGCTGTTCGAGCGGGCGCGCGGTGTCGTGCGTACTGCCGGGATCGGGGACAGCCAGAACGACCTGCCCATGCTGTGGGCCGTCGACGTCCCCATCCTCGTCCAACGGTTCGACGGGAGTTACGACTCCACCGTCAAGGTTCCCAACCTGATCCGGGTCGAAGGCATCGGGCCGCGGGGATGGCGAACGGCCGTCCTGAACCTTCTATCCGCAGGGACTGAAGGCAGTGGAACAGTTCCTTTATGA
- a CDS encoding glycosyl transferase — protein MSDFHQTGVITTLHRLGKPNLEQLEKELEETLLYRPIALVLPCLYSELEGEALPRIVDELAQVRYLREIVVGLGRAGEEEFLKAKAFFAPLPQAPLLLWNDGPRIQALYRLLEERGISAGPDGKGRSAWMTFGYVLARGQSDVIALHDCDILTYQRELLARLCYPVANPRLAFEFAKGYYSRVTDRLHGRAVRLLIVPLIRALQRIMDQQPFLTYLDSFRYPLAGEFAMIADLARVNRIPWDWGLEVGVLAQVYRNCAVGRVCQVELADTYDHKHQDLSATDPTKGLTRMAVDITKSILRTLAEEGTVLSDGLLKTLPITYIRTARDMLSRYQNDAYINRLVYDQHQEGQAVEAFARAIQLAIEGFLADPLGVPLIPNWNRVLAAVPDFLTRLRDAVDQDNKL, from the coding sequence ATGAGTGATTTCCATCAGACAGGCGTAATCACGACGCTCCATCGGCTGGGAAAGCCGAACCTCGAACAGCTTGAGAAGGAGTTGGAAGAGACACTGTTGTATCGGCCCATCGCGTTGGTGCTGCCGTGTCTCTACTCCGAACTGGAAGGGGAGGCGCTGCCCCGGATTGTCGATGAACTGGCCCAGGTCCGGTATCTGCGAGAGATCGTCGTCGGGCTGGGACGGGCCGGCGAGGAGGAGTTCCTGAAGGCCAAGGCGTTCTTTGCGCCTCTTCCTCAGGCGCCTCTGCTGCTCTGGAACGACGGCCCTAGGATCCAGGCCCTCTATCGTTTACTGGAGGAACGCGGTATCTCTGCCGGACCGGACGGCAAGGGACGATCGGCGTGGATGACGTTCGGCTATGTCCTGGCCCGCGGCCAAAGCGACGTCATTGCGCTTCACGATTGCGATATTCTCACCTACCAACGAGAGTTGCTCGCGCGACTCTGCTACCCCGTCGCGAATCCGCGATTGGCGTTTGAGTTTGCGAAGGGCTACTACAGTCGGGTGACGGATCGCCTCCACGGCAGAGCCGTCAGACTGTTGATAGTGCCCCTCATCCGAGCCCTTCAGCGGATCATGGACCAGCAACCGTTCCTGACCTATCTGGACAGCTTCAGATACCCATTAGCCGGAGAATTCGCTATGATCGCGGATCTGGCCCGGGTGAATCGAATCCCGTGGGACTGGGGGTTGGAGGTCGGGGTGTTGGCCCAGGTCTATCGGAACTGTGCCGTGGGACGGGTCTGCCAGGTAGAGCTGGCCGACACGTATGACCACAAGCATCAGGATCTCTCTGCGACCGACCCGACCAAGGGGCTGACGCGAATGGCTGTCGATATTACCAAGAGCATCCTTCGGACATTGGCTGAAGAAGGGACCGTCCTGTCCGACGGGCTCTTAAAGACCCTGCCGATCACCTATATCAGGACGGCCCGCGACATGCTGAGCCGGTACCAGAACGACGCGTACATCAACCGGCTTGTGTACGACCAGCATCAGGAGGGGCAGGCGGTAGAGGCCTTCGCGAGGGCCATCCAATTGGCGATCGAAGGGTTCCTGGCCGACCCGCTGGGTGTCCCGTTGATCCCCAACTGGAACCGGGTCCTGGCGGCGGTTCCTGACTTCTTGACCAGGCTGCGCGACGCCGTCGATCAGGACAATAAGTTGTGA
- a CDS encoding sugar ABC transporter substrate-binding protein, with product MPRSGVRSSLRPLFGGACWCLPSRRSSLNWGSPKRWWWRRSRSRSAASSWRWRSPLAWAVGTWPESCSNAAFTVRRKRRSGTRSLICSGPGCGVRMTVCRLLGLSLLVTSLVVAVGCAREETVTHEKGTVELVFAHFKVPSPEALTGLIEAFEQQNPGVEVIEEVLPTSTDQQHQFYVTALEGRSATFDVFALDVIWIQEFARAGWLMDLTRRLGTDGLTGFLPGPVEASTYKDRIYALPWFVNAGILYFRKDLLSKYGFAPPRTFKELSRQAKIILDSEQDPDLKGFVWQGKQYEGLICVALEFIHGNGGRVLDGRDSALRDARAVEAVRFMRDLVAVDKVSPAFVTSADEEATRHLFGAGRAIFMRNWPYALTLYDREGSTMRGRVGIATLPSFEGYHSAPTLGGWLLGVNRFSAHPDLAWKLAEFLTSQEAQKVLAMRLGFPPARDALYHDAELNRTNPFILPLYEAMRRARPRPVTPFYLMISQLLQPEFSAAIMGVKSPEQALDDASRLIEHVLKLEVE from the coding sequence ATGCCCAGATCCGGGGTGCGCAGCTCATTGCGACCCTTATTCGGTGGGGCGTGCTGGTGTTTACCGTCGCGACGGTCCTCACTCAACTGGGGATCGCCAAAGAGATGGTGGTGGCGGCGTTCTCGATCACGTTCGGCGGCCTCGTCCTGGCGCTGGCGCTCGCCTTTGGCCTGGGCGGTCGGGACTTGGCCAGAGAGTTGCTCGAACGCCGCCTTCACCGTGAGAAGGAAGAGGAGGAGCGGGACGAGATCTCTCATTTGTAGCGGACCGGGATGCGGTGTCCGGATGACGGTGTGTCGACTGCTGGGACTATCCCTCCTCGTCACGTCCCTCGTTGTCGCCGTCGGGTGTGCGAGAGAAGAGACCGTCACCCACGAGAAGGGGACGGTGGAACTGGTATTCGCTCACTTCAAAGTGCCCTCTCCTGAAGCCCTGACCGGGCTGATCGAGGCGTTCGAACAACAGAACCCGGGGGTCGAGGTCATCGAGGAGGTGCTCCCCACCTCGACGGACCAGCAGCATCAGTTCTACGTGACGGCCCTCGAGGGCCGATCGGCAACCTTTGACGTGTTCGCGCTGGATGTCATCTGGATTCAGGAGTTCGCCAGAGCGGGGTGGCTTATGGATCTCACCCGGAGATTGGGGACTGATGGATTGACGGGGTTTCTGCCGGGTCCTGTAGAGGCTTCAACCTATAAAGATCGCATCTATGCGCTTCCGTGGTTTGTCAACGCGGGAATCCTCTACTTTCGAAAGGACCTGCTGTCGAAGTACGGGTTCGCGCCACCCCGGACGTTCAAGGAGCTGTCCCGACAGGCGAAGATCATCTTGGACAGCGAACAGGATCCGGATCTGAAGGGCTTCGTCTGGCAGGGGAAGCAGTATGAGGGGTTGATCTGTGTCGCCCTGGAGTTCATCCACGGCAATGGGGGTCGCGTGCTGGATGGCCGCGACTCAGCCCTCCGCGATGCAAGGGCGGTTGAGGCTGTCCGGTTCATGCGTGACCTGGTCGCGGTCGACAAGGTCTCCCCTGCATTTGTGACCTCAGCGGATGAGGAGGCGACCCGTCACCTCTTCGGAGCGGGTCGAGCGATTTTCATGCGGAACTGGCCCTATGCCTTGACGCTGTATGACCGGGAGGGTTCGACAATGCGGGGAAGGGTCGGAATTGCCACGCTCCCGTCCTTTGAAGGGTATCATAGCGCTCCGACGTTAGGGGGCTGGCTGCTTGGGGTCAACCGTTTTTCAGCACATCCGGATTTGGCCTGGAAACTCGCCGAGTTCCTGACCAGCCAGGAAGCTCAGAAGGTCCTGGCCATGCGGCTGGGGTTTCCTCCGGCGCGCGATGCCCTCTACCACGATGCGGAGCTCAACCGGACAAACCCGTTCATCCTGCCTCTCTACGAGGCGATGCGGCGGGCCCGTCCGAGGCCGGTGACCCCCTTTTACCTCATGATCTCCCAACTTCTCCAACCGGAGTTCAGCGCGGCCATCATGGGGGTGAAGTCACCTGAGCAGGCTCTTGACGACGCCTCCCGACTCATCGAACACGTCTTGAAGCTGGAGGTGGAATGA